The proteins below are encoded in one region of Aequorivita iocasae:
- a CDS encoding pyridoxal phosphate-dependent aminotransferase, whose product MPSVSNKGKHMPESPIRKLVPYAEKAYKANKTVYHLNIGQPDIKSPEIAMDAVAHHHLEILAYTRSEGSQEYREKIANYYKNNNIPVEANDIIVTTGGSEALLFAMGTIADADDEIIIPEPFYANYNGFATASGVKIVPVISKIEDNFALPPISEFEKLITQKTKAILICNPGNPTGYLYSKEEIQTLAQIVKKHDLFLVADEVYREFTYDGYKHFSILEEPSLAENGIIIDSVSKRYSMCGARIGCLVSKNKQVIATALKFAQARLSPPTFAQIASEAALQTPQSYFDEVITEYQDRRNTLVAALKDIPGVQVGEPKGAFYCIVQLPVKNSDAFAQWLLEEFDDNGETIMVAPAAGFYSSAGVGLNQVRIAYVLKKESLIRAVEILKLALQKYKD is encoded by the coding sequence ATGCCTTCAGTTTCAAACAAGGGAAAGCATATGCCGGAATCACCCATCCGAAAACTGGTTCCCTACGCCGAAAAAGCCTATAAAGCAAATAAAACCGTTTATCACCTTAACATAGGCCAGCCCGATATAAAATCGCCAGAGATTGCTATGGATGCCGTGGCGCACCACCATTTGGAGATTCTTGCCTATACCCGTTCTGAAGGTTCGCAGGAATACCGTGAAAAAATTGCCAATTATTATAAGAATAATAATATTCCAGTTGAAGCTAACGATATTATCGTCACAACGGGCGGAAGCGAAGCACTCCTGTTTGCAATGGGAACCATTGCCGATGCCGATGATGAAATTATTATTCCCGAACCTTTTTACGCTAATTACAATGGTTTTGCAACGGCTTCCGGCGTTAAGATTGTTCCCGTTATTTCAAAAATCGAAGACAACTTCGCCTTACCTCCAATTTCAGAATTTGAAAAACTTATTACCCAAAAAACCAAAGCTATTCTTATCTGTAACCCTGGCAACCCTACCGGATATCTTTATTCAAAAGAAGAAATACAGACCTTGGCCCAAATTGTAAAGAAGCACGATTTATTCTTGGTGGCCGATGAAGTGTACCGTGAATTCACCTATGACGGCTATAAACATTTTTCCATCCTTGAAGAACCAAGTCTGGCAGAAAACGGAATTATTATCGATTCGGTCTCAAAAAGGTATAGCATGTGTGGCGCGCGCATTGGTTGCTTGGTTTCAAAAAACAAACAGGTTATCGCCACCGCTTTAAAGTTTGCCCAAGCACGTTTGAGCCCTCCAACGTTTGCACAGATTGCAAGCGAAGCTGCGCTGCAGACGCCCCAAAGTTATTTTGACGAGGTGATTACCGAATATCAGGATAGAAGAAATACTTTGGTAGCGGCACTTAAAGACATTCCCGGTGTGCAGGTGGGCGAACCAAAAGGCGCCTTTTACTGTATTGTTCAGCTTCCTGTTAAAAATAGTGATGCCTTCGCGCAATGGCTTTTAGAAGAGTTTGATGATAATGGCGAAACGATTATGGTTGCGCCCGCAGCCGGATTCTATTCCAGCGCTGGCGTTGGTTTGAACCAAGTGCGCATTGCCTATGTTTTAAAAAAGGAAAGCCTTATTCGCGCAGTAGAAATCTTAAAACTTGCGCTTCAAAAATATAAGGATTGA
- a CDS encoding membrane or secreted protein, which produces MKLLLITLALLLLGVAGIAIKIWAKKDGKFAGTCASQSPFLNKEGEACGFCGKTPDQFDSCVEESHKLETSNSK; this is translated from the coding sequence ATGAAACTTTTACTTATCACTTTAGCATTATTACTGCTTGGCGTTGCGGGCATCGCCATAAAAATCTGGGCAAAAAAAGATGGAAAATTTGCCGGAACCTGTGCAAGCCAAAGTCCATTTTTGAATAAAGAAGGTGAAGCTTGTGGTTTTTGCGGAAAAACTCCGGACCAGTTTGACAGCTGCGTAGAAGAAAGCCACAAACTGGAAACATCAAATTCCAAATAA
- the gap gene encoding type I glyceraldehyde-3-phosphate dehydrogenase: protein MEKKTTVGINGFGRIGRNLFRLLLNHPSIEVVSVNDLADTKTLSHLLKYDSIHGVLKEEISHTVNEINVAGHKVTFTSEKNLEALSWKDIDFVIECTGKFKSKKQLETHLKNGAKKVILSVPPLEDDIKTVVVGVNDSILNANDLIISNASCTTNNAAPMLKIIHELCGIEQAYITTVHSYTTDQSLHDQPHRDLRRARAAGQSIVPTTTGAAKALTKIFPELSDAIGGCGIRVPVPDGSLTDITLNVKKEVTIEEINNAFKKASENSLAGILQYTEDPIVSIDIVGNTHSCIFDAGMTSVIGKMVKIIGWYDNEIGYSSRIIDLIDRISVK from the coding sequence ATGGAAAAGAAAACAACTGTTGGCATTAATGGTTTTGGCCGCATTGGCCGCAATCTTTTTAGATTATTACTGAACCACCCTTCCATTGAGGTTGTTTCGGTAAATGATCTGGCCGACACGAAAACCTTGAGTCATCTATTAAAGTATGACAGTATCCACGGGGTTTTAAAGGAAGAAATTTCGCATACGGTAAACGAAATTAATGTTGCGGGCCATAAAGTAACATTTACTTCGGAAAAAAATCTAGAGGCCTTATCGTGGAAAGATATAGATTTCGTCATTGAATGCACAGGGAAATTTAAGTCCAAAAAACAGCTAGAAACCCATTTGAAGAACGGTGCAAAAAAAGTGATTCTTTCCGTTCCTCCTTTGGAAGATGACATAAAAACGGTTGTAGTAGGCGTAAATGACAGCATCCTGAATGCCAATGATTTGATTATTTCAAATGCTTCCTGCACGACAAACAATGCCGCACCTATGCTTAAAATAATCCATGAGCTTTGCGGTATTGAACAAGCATATATAACCACAGTACACTCCTACACAACAGATCAAAGCTTACACGACCAGCCCCATCGGGATTTAAGAAGAGCTAGGGCTGCCGGCCAATCCATTGTTCCCACAACAACTGGAGCTGCAAAAGCATTGACCAAAATTTTTCCAGAACTTTCAGATGCCATTGGCGGTTGCGGCATCCGCGTTCCCGTGCCAGATGGCTCATTAACAGATATAACCTTAAACGTAAAAAAAGAGGTAACCATTGAAGAAATAAACAATGCCTTCAAAAAGGCTTCAGAAAATTCACTTGCAGGAATTCTTCAATATACTGAAGACCCCATCGTTTCCATAGATATTGTAGGCAATACCCACTCATGCATTTTTGATGCGGGAATGACCTCAGTAATTGGCAAAATGGTAAAAATAATTGGATGGTACGATAACGAAATTGGCTATTCGTCCAGAATTATAGATTTAATTGATAGAATTTCCGTGAAATAA
- a CDS encoding RNA polymerase sigma factor, with amino-acid sequence MEITSEEITLHIERAKKGKQGAFKFLLDYYWNEVFGFQMKRVRNEHEAEDITIETFAKAFDKIETFDEKYTFSTWLITISKNIQIDKTRKKNASIYSNTTDTSNEQIQKIADHSPTPEDKLIREQNLDELLRYIKQLKPHYQEVINLRYFQEMSYNDISETLEEPLNNVKVRLLRARKLLAEIITKKD; translated from the coding sequence ATGGAAATAACTTCGGAAGAAATAACACTTCATATTGAAAGAGCAAAAAAAGGAAAGCAGGGCGCTTTCAAATTTTTGCTGGATTATTATTGGAATGAAGTGTTTGGTTTCCAAATGAAAAGAGTGCGGAACGAGCACGAAGCAGAAGATATTACTATTGAAACCTTTGCGAAGGCTTTTGACAAAATTGAAACTTTTGACGAAAAATATACCTTTTCAACATGGCTAATTACAATTTCAAAAAACATCCAAATAGACAAAACGCGTAAAAAAAACGCCTCCATTTATTCAAACACCACTGATACCTCAAACGAGCAGATACAAAAAATAGCAGACCACTCACCCACTCCCGAGGATAAATTAATACGGGAACAAAACCTGGATGAGTTGCTGCGCTACATAAAACAGCTAAAACCACATTACCAAGAGGTAATCAATCTTCGGTATTTTCAGGAAATGAGCTATAATGATATTTCCGAAACGTTGGAAGAGCCACTTAACAATGTTAAGGTTCGCTTGCTGCGCGCAAGAAAACTTTTGGCTGAAATTATTACCAAAAAAGACTAA
- a CDS encoding fasciclin domain-containing protein yields MQKPFTFLALMMIFCLMVSCKNETQNGEEKNNTTEIAEKPIVKRAEKKDLTPEDIEMLNSLMARIIVEPELKKFASYTVSAGLTDLLSNNAGPFTVFAPSNAALESLTVEKRKFYSSPDNKAKLEEFLKSYIVEGNLEKETLLQTINKNGKANLKTLEGSTLVASKVGEDISITDDKGVKVQVIKGSIASSNGAVYVVNGLLHLN; encoded by the coding sequence ATGCAAAAACCATTTACTTTTTTAGCTTTAATGATGATTTTCTGTTTGATGGTTTCATGTAAAAATGAAACACAGAATGGTGAAGAGAAAAATAACACCACTGAAATTGCAGAAAAACCAATAGTGAAAAGAGCTGAAAAAAAGGATTTGACTCCAGAGGATATTGAAATGCTAAACAGCCTTATGGCACGAATCATTGTTGAGCCTGAGCTTAAAAAATTTGCCAGTTATACTGTGAGTGCTGGTTTAACAGATTTACTTTCTAACAATGCAGGGCCTTTTACCGTTTTTGCACCGTCAAATGCAGCTTTGGAATCTTTAACTGTAGAAAAAAGAAAATTCTATTCAAGCCCAGACAATAAAGCAAAGCTTGAGGAATTTTTGAAATCTTATATAGTTGAAGGTAATTTGGAGAAGGAAACATTGCTCCAAACCATCAATAAGAATGGAAAAGCAAATTTAAAGACGCTGGAAGGCAGTACGCTCGTGGCATCCAAAGTTGGCGAAGATATTAGTATTACCGATGATAAAGGTGTGAAGGTTCAAGTTATAAAAGGGAGTATTGCAAGCTCAAATGGAGCGGTTTATGTTGTGAATGGTCTGCTGCACTTAAACTAA
- the murB gene encoding UDP-N-acetylmuramate dehydrogenase, translating into MRVEENKSLKNLNTFGIACNARYFVSVKTITELKQALSQKPSEELFILGGGSNMLLTGNLDAFVLHINLKGIEILKETEAEVFVKAMAGENWHEFVKYCIEKGFGGLENLSLIPGNVGTAPIQNIGAYGVELKDTFVSCNTVEIQTLKEREFTKDECAFEYRNSIFKNEAKGNYIITSVTFRLTKRDHKTSVSYGDIKKVLSEKNIETPTIKDISEAVITIRQSKLPDPKVLGNSGSFFKNPVVDSETFQEFRRNFPEAPFYEVSPTAFKIPAGWLIEKAGFKGQRFGDAGVHKNQALVLVNYGKASGKEIWQLAMDIQKKVKELTGIFIEAEVNVF; encoded by the coding sequence ATGCGCGTTGAAGAAAACAAATCGCTTAAAAACCTCAATACCTTTGGCATAGCCTGCAACGCCCGTTATTTTGTTTCGGTTAAAACTATAACTGAACTGAAACAGGCACTTTCACAAAAACCTTCCGAGGAACTTTTTATTCTGGGAGGTGGCAGTAATATGCTTCTTACAGGCAATCTGGACGCTTTTGTTCTTCACATAAATCTAAAAGGAATTGAAATTCTGAAAGAGACCGAAGCTGAAGTTTTTGTAAAAGCAATGGCCGGCGAAAACTGGCACGAGTTTGTTAAATATTGTATCGAAAAGGGTTTTGGAGGTTTAGAAAACCTTTCCTTAATTCCCGGAAACGTTGGCACGGCCCCCATCCAAAACATTGGTGCTTATGGCGTGGAACTGAAGGATACGTTTGTAAGCTGCAATACGGTTGAAATTCAAACTTTAAAAGAACGAGAATTTACAAAAGATGAATGCGCTTTTGAATACCGAAATTCAATTTTCAAAAATGAGGCAAAGGGGAACTACATCATTACCAGCGTTACCTTTCGGTTGACAAAGAGAGACCATAAAACCAGTGTTTCCTACGGCGATATTAAGAAGGTATTATCTGAAAAAAACATTGAGACACCCACAATTAAGGACATTTCTGAAGCGGTTATCACTATTCGCCAATCGAAACTTCCAGACCCAAAAGTGTTGGGCAACAGCGGTAGTTTCTTTAAAAATCCGGTTGTAGATTCGGAAACGTTTCAAGAGTTCCGAAGAAATTTTCCGGAAGCGCCATTCTATGAGGTTTCGCCTACAGCATTTAAGATACCCGCTGGCTGGCTGATTGAAAAAGCAGGGTTTAAGGGCCAGCGATTTGGCGATGCGGGCGTGCACAAAAACCAAGCCCTGGTTTTAGTGAATTACGGAAAAGCAAGCGGAAAAGAAATTTGGCAACTTGCGATGGACATTCAAAAAAAAGTTAAGGAATTGACTGGAATATTTATTGAAGCAGAAGTAAATGTCTTTTAG
- the lipA gene encoding lipoyl synthase, whose translation MSTETLEIQKPAPKPKWLRVKLPTGKKYTELRGLVDKYKLNTICTSGSCPNMGECWGEGTATFMILGNICTRSCGFCGVKTGRPETVDWDEPEKVARSIKIMNINHAVVTSVDRDDLKDMGSIIWAETVKAIRRMNPETTLETLIPDFQGNTRNIDRIIAVQPEVVSHNMETVKRLTREVRIQAKYERSLEVLNYLKQSGMPRTKSGIMLGLGEKEDEVLQTMEDLKNVGLDILTIGQYLQPSKKHLPVKEFITPEQFKKYESIGLEMGFRHVESGALVRSSYKAQKHLT comes from the coding sequence ATGAGCACAGAAACTTTGGAAATTCAAAAACCAGCGCCAAAACCAAAATGGTTGCGCGTTAAGCTTCCCACCGGAAAAAAATATACCGAATTGCGCGGCTTGGTAGATAAGTACAAACTTAATACAATCTGCACCTCCGGCAGTTGCCCGAATATGGGCGAATGCTGGGGCGAAGGCACAGCCACCTTCATGATTTTGGGAAACATTTGTACCCGTTCTTGCGGTTTTTGCGGCGTAAAAACAGGCCGCCCTGAAACTGTAGATTGGGACGAGCCCGAAAAAGTGGCGCGCTCTATAAAAATCATGAATATCAACCATGCTGTTGTAACTTCCGTAGACCGTGACGATTTAAAAGATATGGGATCCATTATTTGGGCAGAAACCGTTAAGGCAATACGCAGGATGAATCCAGAAACAACCCTGGAAACCTTAATACCCGATTTTCAGGGCAACACGCGAAATATAGACAGAATAATTGCCGTGCAACCTGAAGTGGTGAGCCACAATATGGAAACCGTAAAACGATTGACACGAGAAGTAAGAATTCAAGCAAAATACGAACGAAGCCTTGAAGTTTTAAATTATTTGAAACAATCCGGAATGCCGCGAACCAAAAGTGGCATCATGCTAGGTTTGGGTGAAAAGGAAGACGAAGTTTTACAAACCATGGAGGATTTGAAAAATGTAGGATTGGATATTTTAACTATTGGTCAATATTTGCAACCTTCAAAAAAACACCTTCCGGTCAAAGAATTTATAACACCAGAGCAATTTAAAAAATATGAGAGCATTGGCTTGGAAATGGGTTTCCGACACGTGGAAAGCGGTGCTTTGGTGCGTTCCTCGTATAAAGCGCAAAAACATCTTACTTAA
- a CDS encoding tetratricopeptide repeat-containing hybrid sensor histidine kinase/response regulator: MHQLILKYKIFLPLVLCLLVSVKSFPIQIHDTIVAIKQLQYSASKAVETENFMEAVKNLNDANKLAMLPKYKSYKPDVELSIAELFYNLEYFDKAIEETQKAIDNGETYKNFYRLGKAYNLYALILVAQGNIESAEKYLRMADSIYTDLKDEKSRAKVLYGKGLLEIRLGNYKEAISHLKPAAQSFKEQGMLYQEVNAYSYLADALSLVDPEVYPNPLEEAKKLLNKISEISYSQGFTKFLVENHRINSQILIAEKRNDKAEEELKYYLTQKDSLRQIHLKAIERGIQAESAIGDLNEIIASQQDDLSKQEKSLFFGKLTGWLSIALILILSLLTLSLYKNNNLRAKANELLQDKNTELQEAKENAEKASQAKAQFLSTITHELRTPMYTVTGLTHLLLEEDPKPEQKEHLNSLKFSGEYLLSLINNILDLNKLEANKVEIEKAPFNLKKRIDGVLIALKKSAEVKNNNIHYEYDPTLPQDVLGDSLKISQILINLISNSIKFTENGDIWVRVKNAEKSAKKVVVHFEVEDTGDGISKKKQNTIFESFSQGSLQINRKYGGTGLGLSIVKNLLELMGSKIFLESKLGEGSKFWFNISYEIAETESKPTDFKNLEVVLENDIFEDKAVMIVEDNKINQMITKKILEKKKMICTVVDNGLDAIKHASEENFDVILMDIHMPGISGIEATKKIREFNKTVPIIALTAITIEENLEDFYKAGFNEFIPKPFNAEDFFEKINRVLRSNDFLVK, translated from the coding sequence ATGCACCAACTGATTTTAAAATACAAGATTTTCTTGCCCCTTGTTTTGTGTTTGCTGGTTTCAGTTAAATCTTTTCCCATCCAAATCCATGATACCATTGTGGCAATAAAACAGCTGCAATATTCCGCCAGCAAGGCCGTGGAAACCGAAAATTTCATGGAAGCCGTCAAGAATCTAAATGATGCCAACAAGTTGGCAATGCTCCCAAAATATAAAAGCTATAAGCCAGATGTAGAATTAAGCATCGCTGAACTTTTTTATAATCTGGAATATTTTGACAAAGCCATTGAAGAAACCCAAAAAGCTATTGATAATGGCGAAACCTATAAAAATTTTTACAGGCTGGGTAAAGCTTATAACTTATATGCATTAATCCTTGTAGCCCAAGGAAATATAGAAAGCGCTGAAAAATATTTGCGCATGGCCGACTCTATATACACCGATCTTAAGGATGAAAAAAGTCGGGCAAAAGTTCTATATGGAAAAGGACTATTAGAAATTCGCTTGGGCAATTATAAAGAAGCCATTTCACATTTAAAGCCTGCTGCACAAAGTTTTAAAGAGCAGGGAATGCTTTATCAAGAAGTAAACGCATACAGTTATCTGGCCGATGCTCTTTCATTGGTAGATCCCGAAGTATATCCCAATCCTCTGGAAGAAGCAAAAAAATTGTTGAATAAAATTTCGGAAATTTCATATTCGCAAGGCTTCACAAAATTTCTTGTTGAAAATCATCGAATCAATTCTCAAATATTAATTGCTGAAAAAAGAAACGACAAGGCCGAGGAAGAACTCAAATATTACCTTACACAAAAAGATTCATTACGGCAAATCCACCTAAAAGCCATTGAACGTGGCATACAGGCAGAATCTGCCATTGGCGACTTGAACGAAATAATAGCAAGCCAACAGGATGATCTAAGCAAACAGGAAAAATCACTCTTTTTTGGAAAGCTCACCGGATGGCTCAGTATTGCTTTAATATTAATATTATCGCTTTTAACGCTTTCACTCTATAAAAACAACAACTTAAGGGCAAAGGCCAACGAACTTTTACAAGATAAAAACACCGAGCTGCAGGAGGCAAAGGAAAATGCTGAAAAAGCCTCCCAAGCTAAGGCACAGTTTCTTTCAACCATTACACATGAGCTGCGAACGCCCATGTATACAGTTACAGGATTGACGCACCTCCTCCTTGAAGAAGACCCCAAACCGGAACAAAAAGAACACTTGAATTCCCTTAAATTTTCAGGGGAGTATCTACTTTCTTTAATTAACAACATACTTGATCTCAATAAGTTAGAAGCCAATAAAGTGGAGATTGAGAAAGCTCCTTTTAACTTAAAGAAACGTATTGATGGGGTATTGATCGCACTAAAAAAATCCGCAGAGGTAAAGAACAACAATATACATTATGAATATGACCCAACTTTACCACAAGATGTACTTGGAGATTCATTGAAAATATCTCAGATCCTCATTAATTTAATTAGCAATTCTATCAAATTTACTGAGAATGGTGATATCTGGGTTCGGGTTAAAAATGCTGAAAAAAGTGCAAAAAAGGTAGTTGTCCATTTTGAGGTGGAAGATACTGGAGATGGTATTTCGAAAAAGAAACAGAACACTATTTTTGAATCCTTTTCACAAGGCTCCCTTCAAATAAACCGAAAATATGGGGGGACCGGCCTAGGACTTTCTATTGTAAAAAACCTGTTGGAACTTATGGGCAGCAAAATATTTTTGGAGAGTAAGTTAGGAGAGGGTTCCAAATTTTGGTTCAATATAAGTTATGAGATTGCAGAGACTGAAAGCAAACCAACCGATTTTAAAAATCTAGAGGTTGTACTAGAGAACGACATATTTGAGGACAAAGCGGTTATGATAGTTGAGGACAACAAAATCAACCAAATGATCACCAAAAAGATTCTTGAGAAAAAGAAAATGATCTGCACCGTTGTTGATAACGGCCTAGATGCTATAAAACATGCGAGTGAAGAAAATTTTGATGTAATATTGATGGACATCCACATGCCGGGAATAAGTGGAATTGAAGCTACCAAAAAAATTCGGGAATTCAATAAGACAGTACCCATAATAGCTTTGACCGCCATTACCATAGAAGAAAACTTGGAGGATTTTTACAAAGCCGGTTTTAATGAATTTATCCCAAAACCCTTCAATGCAGAAGATTTCTTTGAAAAGATAAACAGGGTGCTGCGCAGCAATGATTTTTTGGTGAAGTAA
- a CDS encoding aspartyl protease family protein → MQKVFVFFICCCFSAALVAQTGFFLQSNKKRDKIPFKLVNNLPIVQIEINGTPLSFILDTGVKSTILFSLEEADSLQLRNTTPVFLQGLGSGGAVQALRSLNNKLRLGNVIDNDHDLYIIFDSTLNFSPRMGIPVHGILGNEFFQNFIVKINYTAEVITVYNSKKHKLKPCKKCEDLPLNFVSGKPYVTLQVESEASKEKEEVTLLVDSGSSDVMWLFDNDGFIKELPTKNYYQDFLGLGLSGNIYGKRTRIPGLLIGSFYLSNVNTSFPEEDAILRARYYEERDGSVGGGFLSRFTVTFDYGKKLVRFKKNHTFKDPFNYNMSGLTLEHEGMELVKEERQAVVNSNRGNTNESLTMNSISITTEVHLSLVPKYVVADVREGSPAALAGVIKGDEIITINGKPCYQYKLYELIEMFSSDEGRKISLEVKRGGYINKIKFYLRSVF, encoded by the coding sequence TTGCAAAAAGTCTTTGTTTTTTTTATCTGTTGTTGTTTTTCTGCTGCCTTGGTGGCACAGACAGGCTTTTTTCTTCAGTCAAATAAAAAAAGGGATAAAATTCCTTTCAAGCTTGTAAACAATCTCCCTATTGTCCAAATTGAAATCAACGGTACCCCGCTTTCCTTTATTCTGGATACAGGGGTAAAATCTACTATCCTTTTCAGCCTGGAGGAGGCTGACAGTTTACAACTCCGCAATACTACACCGGTTTTTTTACAAGGCTTGGGGTCGGGTGGCGCCGTTCAGGCTTTAAGGAGTTTGAACAATAAATTAAGATTGGGCAATGTTATCGATAACGACCATGATTTATATATAATTTTTGACAGCACGCTTAATTTTTCACCAAGAATGGGTATTCCCGTTCATGGAATTTTGGGGAATGAATTTTTTCAGAATTTTATCGTCAAGATTAATTACACAGCGGAAGTTATAACTGTCTATAATTCTAAAAAACACAAGCTAAAACCCTGTAAAAAGTGTGAGGACTTGCCATTGAACTTTGTAAGTGGTAAACCCTATGTTACATTGCAGGTTGAATCTGAAGCCTCTAAGGAAAAGGAAGAAGTAACACTTTTGGTAGATTCTGGATCCAGCGATGTTATGTGGCTTTTTGATAATGATGGTTTCATAAAGGAGTTGCCAACAAAAAATTATTATCAAGATTTTTTGGGACTGGGTCTTAGTGGAAATATCTATGGAAAGCGCACAAGAATACCTGGTCTTTTAATAGGAAGTTTTTATCTAAGTAATGTGAATACATCCTTTCCGGAAGAAGATGCCATTCTTAGGGCCCGCTACTATGAAGAACGTGATGGCAGCGTAGGTGGAGGTTTCTTAAGCAGGTTTACCGTAACATTTGATTATGGCAAGAAATTGGTACGCTTTAAGAAAAATCATACGTTCAAGGATCCTTTTAACTATAATATGAGTGGCCTTACACTGGAGCATGAAGGGATGGAACTCGTAAAAGAAGAAAGACAGGCTGTGGTAAATTCAAACAGGGGAAATACAAACGAAAGTTTAACCATGAACAGTATCTCCATTACTACAGAAGTGCATTTATCTTTAGTGCCAAAATATGTAGTTGCAGATGTACGTGAGGGCTCCCCGGCAGCTTTAGCCGGAGTTATAAAAGGTGATGAAATCATTACCATAAACGGTAAGCCCTGCTATCAATATAAATTATACGAATTGATAGAAATGTTTTCGTCTGATGAAGGCAGGAAAATATCCCTCGAAGTTAAAAGAGGAGGATATATTAATAAAATAAAATTCTATTTAAGAAGTGTGTTCTAA
- a CDS encoding glycosyltransferase, with translation MVLLYVFGAIALINCAYYLLFSKFSFLKPSKKNTSEKHSVSVIVCAKNEAENLKKHIPLWQEQEYPNFEIILINDASVDETLDVMEAFAENDPRIQIVNVKNNEAFWANKKYALTLGIKRSKNTRLIFTDADCYPVSRAWLATMASKFSEEKQLILGYGAYEKQPGLLNKIIRFETLMTAVQYFSYAEAGTPYMGVGRNLAYTSNLYYENNGFMSHIKIPSGDDDLFVNEAATSKNVALCIEPKAFTYSLPKQKKKKWIIQKKRHYSTAKLYKPKHRLLLGAYYLGNLFFWLLGIANLFTEFWYFALAIIFIRLLLQYIIIGTAAKKLKEQDLVLLIPFYELFLVFTQISIFISNSGEKNAQWK, from the coding sequence ATGGTGCTACTTTACGTTTTCGGCGCAATTGCGTTGATTAACTGTGCATATTACCTGCTCTTTTCAAAATTTTCATTTTTAAAACCTTCTAAAAAAAACACTTCAGAAAAACATTCCGTTTCCGTAATAGTATGTGCCAAAAATGAAGCTGAAAACTTAAAAAAACACATTCCGCTTTGGCAAGAACAGGAATATCCAAATTTTGAGATTATTCTTATAAATGATGCGTCCGTAGATGAAACACTGGACGTTATGGAAGCTTTCGCCGAAAACGACCCTAGAATTCAGATCGTAAACGTAAAAAACAACGAAGCTTTTTGGGCCAATAAAAAGTACGCACTTACCTTAGGAATAAAACGTTCAAAAAACACACGCCTCATTTTTACCGATGCCGATTGCTACCCAGTCTCAAGGGCATGGCTGGCAACGATGGCTTCAAAATTTTCAGAAGAGAAACAATTGATTTTGGGCTACGGCGCTTATGAAAAACAGCCCGGATTATTAAATAAGATAATCCGTTTTGAAACATTGATGACTGCTGTTCAATATTTTTCGTATGCCGAAGCGGGAACCCCATACATGGGCGTGGGGCGCAATCTGGCCTATACCAGTAATCTTTATTATGAAAACAATGGTTTTATGAGCCACATCAAAATCCCCTCGGGTGATGACGACCTATTTGTGAATGAAGCCGCAACCTCAAAAAATGTGGCTCTTTGCATAGAACCAAAAGCCTTTACATATTCACTTCCGAAGCAGAAAAAGAAGAAATGGATTATCCAAAAAAAGAGACATTATTCCACGGCCAAGCTTTATAAGCCAAAGCATCGTCTGCTTTTAGGAGCTTATTATCTAGGCAATCTTTTTTTCTGGTTGCTTGGCATCGCTAACTTGTTCACCGAATTTTGGTATTTCGCATTGGCAATAATTTTTATTAGGCTCCTTCTACAATATATTATAATTGGCACTGCGGCCAAAAAACTAAAAGAGCAGGATCTCGTTTTGCTCATTCCTTTTTACGAATTGTTTTTAGTCTTCACGCAAATAAGTATCTTTATTTCCAACAGCGGCGAAAAAAACGCACAATGGAAATAA